ttcatgcttttttttaaatttaaagaaatttctcctgttaatattttttaagtgaaatgcagttctaatgaatgatatgatatctcttctcagtttgtgcacctttccctaagaaagtttctttccattaagaaaatctcactgacctgagatgagtatgtaatggtattgccataaagttttggtatgccaatacaaatttcaatgaattctcttttcccagtaagttaactaaatttccattatgtattgaaattacaagaggtctcaaaatacagattaccaggttagaatttcgctgctctaaactgaatacctttgaagaaagaatgtttctgtactaagaagtatatactttgaaacaaactgtttgcatgaattgcacataaataaatttcaactacaaagtaaactttcatttcatctgttgagaagttttatgacgtgatgtgacctgtgatgaaataattgtgaaaaatgaacacttaccttCATTTGGCATCACATTTGGGCTGCACTCACCAGTGGCTTAGATACTTCATCCTTCCATAAGTttggggaaaggggtgggggtggtggttcagctctatttagttgcaatactttaacagatcatcattccaaaatatatatactggtaattgtttaaaagtggaaaacaagtttcatctactgaccatgctgatatgaatgaatgcaaattaagtaaaaaaattctgtgtatgaatgaatttatttatttcttttgttcatcttccatacactcttgtcaataatcactaacacatggaatgagaaaaattttagattatagtggttcacaatagaaaattatagatgtacagcatgaatactatgtagtgacaaaataattaagacttatggacaccaaggccaaacattaacaataaccacattcttgagacttaagtttcataattttaggaataataatgataaatttcgaacaacattaatgattaaattgctattttataatctccagggtagtaatggaaggtctttaagtgggacactaaaagaatgcaaataaaacactgcaccataaagttttgtgtaggaagaatgcatatgaaagcactgtagtagaaaaatggcgatgcatatagacattatattaggtcaccctgtaaattgcaagtaattaccaactgtaagtgtatgttatgtggcaaaaatgtgtcaagtggtgttggaatatgatctggttacattaattagattaggtgagtgaaaagcaattgtgacaggcttaagcttttttaatattcttttataaacaaatatattcaaaaagccAACAGAAGGGCATACCTGAGAGTCCACCTCAGATATTTTTCTCCTCAGCAAAGATGAGCTAACAAGAAGGCACTTTATGGCACAGAGCAAGCATCTATTTAAAGAGCTCAGTAATTAGTCAACCTGAGAATTAGTGGCACTCAATAGTGCTTGTAACAGAAGTGAGAGCTGTTCCACAATTACATTACTATTAGATGAGGAGACCTGCCAATCATTGTACACAAAGAAGGCCATGAAAGTACTGCAAAGCCCTCCCCTAATGGCTTCTCCATTTGTATTAGTAGTAAAATATATGCAAACATGATCTACATAAGAAAATGTTGAGAAAACAACAGTTATAACAGCTGCAGAGAAAGTAGTAAACTCAGAAAAAGAGAGGCAATTGTCACAGCATGCACATCTGCACTCATAACAGTGACAGTAGTAGAAGACAGAGGAACACCACAAACACTACGTGAAATCGAAATTTGTCTACCTAAAGAATCCATAAATACTATAGTAACTTTTTCAACAGTAACAATTaatgaatcattacaaattggcaaatttctcacatgtatcacaagctaaagtaataacttcagtatacaaagaaaagtgttgcagagaatgtagagaactatagagcaattttgctcttgtctcccatttatcaccaaaacaaagtaaccttgtttgcaaaaaaagtggagtctgctatagcacagtttgtgtaagtttttctcaaaataataaaggaaggtgatcaaaatggcattgtcttgtcattgtcaaaggcatgtgccatgttgggccacataactttattacacaaattagaaatactatgagtaaggcatgcagcaaagaagtggtttaagtcatactcaGAAAAGCAAGCGAATTGATTTTtaggtttcacatactataaaaagattactattggtcctctctgcctgccacaccccctcccctccctcctgtatgtatcattcaccacccaacttcaactgagaaaaaattagtgtaagattctttatattaaagattaatttctttgataaaaatttcacgttaggctattagtgttgatagctgttagcagctgtatattaaaatatttatacaaactctcagccataagttacaatttggtaagtttgactagtttcagattaacctgactagttcagcttaagaggcatttgttgatgtggcaatattactgatgacaggttttgtattaatgatttaaaaagaatctaagataaagatttcaaagttatgttgtaagagtttgcagttttcgctgagtgttttttgaatttttttttccattaacctttttacagtagttgtttaaaaatatattgacaccaacccaaacaacacttttcattattgcctgggatgaatgtccattgcagcataccccatcaaataataaaaagtcattttcgtgaagagtagcaagtgctactgcacaggcaatagcacgttgattcgtacaggcaagaaaatctctttcatgttctttgagaagtttgctgatgacaatataagtgtagacaatcatatttaaaatagtgtctgatgggtattttagtcctccatgatcaagtctctgtatcaaactaaaatgttcgtttattggcaactccttttcaatcacaatttcattaaggcaactctcacatttcagcttcttaatcactgcatgagcacagtagcctgcaatgaaagttaaagacgttgcaatatctttcactgaaagaacatcgtcttgagttacactgacttctatgtctaatgtgtccgtttcttcaacttcagaaaacataaaattttttatggcccctactgtgatattgccataggaaggagaatataaaactaaaggcattacactttgaattcgaagcttcttttctgcttcatagacttgtgtcactgaaacattgtattgggaacctgcaagctgtctatactttccaaaacgccgctcaagcacatctgtttgtagcttggctgtcagtaaatagctcatacctagctcttcagtacagtatcgagcaatctctacaacggcatatgttgtatgctgaatagcaaaaaatgtttcttttacgagaaacccacttgacaaaccttttgctttccacacatcaagccagtctagaaaatctagcaaaaattgcatagaaacgctatcagttgtcaacggatccatataaggattctgtttgtgtttccctttaaacactgatttcacattcatgacatcaaaccattttgttattattcgaatgtattctgctgttgatggtgcatgtctcaaatcaaatttatcactagctacctcaaggccctctgacacatgtcgattgaatatctgcagcactaatttcatgctctgtttttctaatgatgtagggcaaagtgatttgagagacaatgtgtgacaatattttactaaagaactggaatctatgtcataaatctgtttcagtgttttaaaagaagctacagaaaacttattttcttccacttcttttctaactggaaactgaggataaaacatatctttaccatcatttttttggttcagccacacatttcttatgcatttaacaatgtgtatggcatcaattaaaaagaaaagtgggcgattaggatcagatggatgtttaaaaactatattaacagctttatccagagaaaacattgacatggttttgctattgattttgttgttgtcagttaccacacaaaaaaccctatagcctattagttcaaggccatttattatggccagtagcacatcgtataatgcattagatgaaatggttttcaccggtaaaatgtgaacaacatccctgtacaaagacttgacactctgcaccataaatacaaatgctgaatttgcagcacattcagagttatatgacatgcccaaaacactacctcctttatattccaaataagaatttagatgaatttcatctacactcaaaacaacattgacatcatcgctgttcaagtattgaaatttctgtcttgcataggacaggaaattacttcccccaagcctttcgtgagatggattcacattaaatttgctgcagatcctacgcagagtgcttggatgtggcattttcattaatgagctgctacgtaaaaaattgtaagcatgagatgaaattgaaaatagcaaacaacacagtatcataaatgtagaactaaacctatgattaaatttctttacatttatgagactaacttgttcatatataaagtctaccatctccttttcactctcctgtaaactgtctttcagcactcctagactgtctttcactatctctacaatactatctacagaagtttctgagtgcccacaatctgtgtctgaaaactcctgcagtacactgacaatttaatggatattggttacaattacaggaaaagatctttttcctaatgtcttaatttgtacatctttcttaaacaatgaaacatttaaattactatctataacgacagaatgtgtgattaatggtgctggatttcttattatctttaaaaaacaaacaaaatcactgtgtttttcgatcacactAGACTCGTTGGGCAAATCCACTTCCTTCGTACGCAACATTAACTCTTCTaaagaactgaagctgaaagtgttttcaTAGTCCTTCTGTGATGCTAAACTATATTGTAACGCTGCAGCTAACTGCTCATTTTCAAGCCTTTGCTTTTTCTCCTCTGGCCCTTCACGTCTACTTTCTTCCTTTGAAAGGTAGGAAGGACAGTTTGGGAGTAGTAATGGAACTGCATCTGGTCTCAAACGTGGTTTGAGAAGGGGGGCTCTTAATAACTGACCAGTCCTTTCATCCACAATTTGTGTTTCCCAAATAACATCATCCTTGTGGAAGTGAACATGACatacctgtaattaaaaatgaataaaaaatgaaaaaggtgcttacaactgaatgtgatgacaatattaatagtgtgaaaacaatttatgaatataaagttaGTTTCTAGTTCTAAAATACAAATAGACTCCCAACTAAAATGCGGAAGAATGCTCAAGTGATAAATGTGGCCATGGCATAGTAACTCTATAAAACaataacactacaatatcaaaacaCATGCAGTTACATGTCATGGCAACAAACTCTTAGAGAgatggtgaaatgaagaaagtactttccccatcaaaaattacaaacattgactaatgtttgtagcataattcaataacagtgacaattttttttataagttagCCTTGAAGCTCATATTTACAAGAGGGGTGGGATTTTTGCTTAATGTCTTGCtctattcccccccaccccccacccccaccccacacaaACACCTCGGACACAAGAAAGCATGATGACACCAAACTCACACAGGTGTAATCCAAGAAGCAACTGtgacacagtaacagaataatacaaagtaattgtcaacactgtgtaacctttagaactatgaaatacttaaaggtagtgctttttatcagatagacactgttttgcttttggtatcagttcataacttacataaaaactgacagtatgatgaactaatacattgccacttatgtgctacctattaggctaaacatgagcacacaattgctttcaagtactttagctgtgtatctataagacagctgtgtaggccactggcatgtatctgaaattccagacccagaaagtaagaatttgtaaaatccacaagtattttttatatgttttcacagtttctccctttgcattttgtgatggcctgttaatccattcatgtactcattcatttttcctgtctatggttcactgttaagtctaaagcctactatattccctaatagtaacattccttgcaatgacttcaaattcccaccaataatttattaaaaacaagcgactgagacactgtttttacttcattttcaatttctgggtacaccacattacttgtttttgaacaggcaacttcctaaagacttttacagcaaaaagaaacacaaatacagaagcagaatacatcgaaaatcgtctgtatcttaagtgcacgtacttaattataaaccgacttttattcctaacaacaggcagcataaacagtaagtataaagatatacTGAGATATTTAACTACGTAAGTATGACTGTGCTTAGGCTATACTGGTTGAACTTGCAGAATACAGAATTCATATAACCTATACCAGCTAAACTATAGAATTGCCAGGGCAAGAAAACGAAACGCAATTTTCTTCGGCACTTATTCAGTTAAGATCTGATATATTAGTCAAAATGTCGCTGACCTTCCTTACTGCATAAGTGCCTATTCTTTGTTAGCACACTCAACctcttttaagaaataaacaaaacaaatacttactCTTGAACTTGAAGAAGGAGTGAAGTTATCTCTGCGAATACTTGACAACCACTTCTTTCTCATTGCTTCATCCTCCGGAAATTTAAACACGGTTACTTTTGGTCCACCGTCGTAATTTCCTCTACAATTCGGCACACAACAACGATACGGCATTTTGcaggcaacgaaattttcacaggcaagaaaaacagatcaccagtttagtgcacaGAAACTAAACAACCAAATCACGTACACTAACGCAGGAACACCATTCACTATAATAGTAAACTGACGCGAAACTCGCCGAACGACTATTCACAAGCACTGTTCCGTGAAACTGTTGAAGAAAGGACTATGTGTGTAGCCATCTTCTGACGTCACGCACTACGTAGACAGGCTTTCTTTTACAGGGGGTGCTGATATGATTCATAACGAGGTGAAACACCTCAGCCACAGCTTGTTTCCGTTCAGTGGCGACACAGCTCCTCGTTAGCTTAAAGTGGCTGACTGTTCACACTGTATGTCAAACTTCGTTAAGTGTGCATTCCCTTCATGCGCAACCGACTTGGGGTATAAGAAAGTCAAACAATTGAAGGTGAGCTTACTAACAAATAGTCTAAATGTGTTGCTCAGGAATATGGAAATCGCACGTTTACCTAGACACAAAGGACACTTTCGCAGCTGTAGACAGCTGGAAAAGGACGAACAACTGAATTTATAGAAAATCACGTTGTACCAACGTCAGCCGCTAAGGACATCTTAATTACTGTTACCGGTTTCGATTGTCGGTGATGAACAATAGAGACAAGAAATTTTCCATTTGCATTATCTGTGTGGATACATACATGACGTCCCATCATACATTACATAAAGTCATGTTATCGTGACTGAGTTCTACTGGCCAGTCTGTATGCAGTGGGACGGTACATTATgtatgtatctacacaatgtaattTAATAACTTCTTGTTTCTGATGACGGTTAGTAAGAATCGAAACTGGTAAAAAAAATAAAGGTTTTTAAAACAGCTAATGGTGGTGCAAATGATGTTCGCCAAATACAGAAAACTtagagagacctttcgagaaaagagaaccacttgtacgaatatcaagacctcagatggaaacccagttctaagcaaagaagggaaagcagaaaggtggaaggagtatataaagtggACGTGCTGATTCGACGGTCTCCTTGTACCATTTCATCGTTAAGATCGGCTGGCCTTAAGATTGCCTCTCGGAGCGAATActctgccatttatttatttagtcattcATTAACGTTCACTTTTTTTACAACATTCGAACGTTACATATCAGATAAAATTCTGTGAATAATTACAGCAATATTTTTTTCTATATTAACGGAATAGATAAAAAGTACTTGCATcactgaaaagtttttttttttatttttcaatgtagtctccttgtaaatTAATgcgcttggtccaacgatgttccagtgccttgataccatcacgaaaatgagtttcctccaggcctgcaaaacagTTGTCATCTCCGGCTATCAATTTTTCGTTTGAAATGAaacttcgtccaccaagaaaaattttcaattttgggtAGAGATGGAAGTCCGATGGAGCCATATGAAGTGAAAAAGGTGGTGTGGCAACAGTttataccttagttcatgtaattttgtcaTGGCGACGACACGTGTGGGTGGGCGCGCATTATCTTGATGGAAgacgactttcttccttgctaaacccggCCTTTTATCacgtaccttttgttgcaatttgtccaggaggttagcatagtattctccagtaattgtttgcccagtggggagataatctacgaacagaatccccttcgcatctcaGAACacagatgccatgacctttcccgccgaaggaactgcctttgctttctttggtggcggagaatcagcattttTCCacagctttgactgttgttttgtctctggcgtATAGTAGAGCACCcacgtttcatctgtggtcacaaacaggCGCAAAAGATCTCTTTCGAttttcctaaaacgggccaaacattgttccgatatgtccattcccATGCATTTTTGATCcggcgtcaagagtcgcggcacccatctcgcagataatttttttcatatctAATTCTTCAGTCAAAATGAAAAGATTTCGGATGaaatctggcaagcgtgagcaatttcacgcactttcaatcggcgatcctccgtgaccattttgtgcacttttgcaatgatttctggagtagtgacacttcttggccgaccactgcgcggatcatcatatAAGCTTTCCcgaacaaatttaaattcatttgtccagagtcccccagtgtattctggaaatcgcctTGATTGTCCTTTAcgttcatacctttctttacgaagtacttaatcactgctcgaatctcgatttttttccatcttcgcaaacctCTACGAGGGAACAACAgaaccacgtcaccgccacagctctttaccaagagcactgacgtggcacgtgttcataggcaacagtccaatgaatatctcgtgaacaactcgttgctctAACGCTGACCTCTCGTGATGATTCGGAGAACTTTTCAAACGACCGTCATATTTTAGCACAAAATATTTCCAGGCTCTTTATTTGTGACTGGCGTGGTGTAGCAGTAGAAGTACAGGGTCGTTCAAAATGGGGTGTTTCAGAGAAAATGAATACATAACTGCACGTCACTAGAGAAAGGCTTAAAAAAATTTGTGCTCGACGTAAGTATCGTACGCACATTAAATCGTAGGAAGGTATCATATTTACAATTCAACAGTTCAATGTCTCAGGTTAGACGGGAAAACATAGTTGAAACAaattaccctctacagctcactatAGGTGAAACCATGTGATATAAGATCAATGAACAAGAAGTAAGCCTCGCCTAATCCGCGATAGAGCTCTGAGGAACTTCCACGCAACAAATAACTGGTGCAACATGGTGTTGTGAAAAATATTTGTCGACTGCAAAGTTTGCTTACTGAAATGACCGAGAAGTTTGTACTTCTGAACTACTACCTCCACAAAGTCAGTAGGGTTTCGTATCGTAGACTACGGAGATGTCCCCTCAGAGAGTTAGGGTACTACTACCGTGGAAATCTAATTATTAAAAAATGCCGTTGTAGCCTGCAGCAATGctaagcaaaacatttttttcaggTATTGCATCTATCATTGCCGCGTATGTTCCTGCGTTGTCAAGACGACGTGAAGTACTTCTCAGGCTTCCATCTTTAATAGAGTATCCTGGTTTTAGCGCTGTAGGTTTGCTTATAATCGGATATTTGTATGTTGAAAGTGCGTGACAATTATATTCCATTTTGGAACTATTGGATCATGTTTCGCAGACTTCAGTAATGAAATGCCTTCGTAGTGTTAGTGCCGCAATTATCTTGGTGTGTAATATTGAATGAATAACTtattgtacaatcctccagtggaactttATTGAGCTCTGTTATTCGCAGTGATCGTTTCCCCCATATCAATAACTTGACACCAAATATAGTTGTCATTAATATTGGTATATACCCACTCAACTTTTCCTTTCGATGACCCGTTTTTCATCTTGGCCGTCTCCTATTTTTCTCATTTTCGTCTCGGACATTAATCTTCTTGGTTACATTTCTGAGCAACGTTAAATCCTTTACGGTATTGTGAAAACGACGGTAATTTTATTTTTCAGATCAGTTCTTTTAAAAAAAGTAGCATTTAAATCATCTTTCAGGACGTAGTACAAAAACG
This DNA window, taken from Schistocerca piceifrons isolate TAMUIC-IGC-003096 chromosome 4, iqSchPice1.1, whole genome shotgun sequence, encodes the following:
- the LOC124795702 gene encoding THAP domain-containing protein 2-like; the protein is MPYRCCVPNCRGNYDGGPKVTVFKFPEDEAMRKKWLSSIRRDNFTPSSSSRVCHVHFHKDDVIWETQIVDERTGQLLRAPLLKPRLRPDAVPLLLPNCPSYLSKEESRREGPEEKKQRLENEQLAAALQYSLASQKDYENTFSFSSLEELMLRTKEVDLPNESSDGLFVQFGTYWRRNVGHMGLDTTDLLLGWRIFDVIVFF